In Rhodoferax sediminis, the sequence GCGGGAACAGCTCCTTTCTGCGTTCAATATCGTGCGGAAAGCCACCGCAGGCCAGCACCACACCTCGCGACGCGTTGACCCTGACCGTCTTTCCTTCGTGCTGGACCAGCGCTCCGGCGACGCCGTCGAATTCGGTGACAAGTTTCTTTACCGGCGATGACAGCCAGACGGGAATGTCCAAATCCATCGCAGCCTTGGCCAGTCGCCCGGCAAGCGCGTTTCCGTTGGTGAGCGTCATACCCCGGCCGTTTCCGAGCACGTCCAGGAAGTGCTTGCTCAATCGTTTGGTGACATATACGAAGGACTCCAGCGATTTGAATGCGCGCATGAAGTGCTTAATCTCAGGGCCTGAGCCCAGCATCATCCCGAAAACCGTTAACTCGGGAAGCGGCAACGCCAGTTGTTTGATACGCGGACCCAGTTCACGGCCGTCGAACGGGCGCGTGACCATGGAACGACCTCCGGGCTGACCACCGATTGCTTCAGAGTGATAGTCAGGGAAGACGGCCGGCATATCGAACTGCACGCAGGTTTTTTGCGTGAAGAAGTCGATTGCCTTCGGGCCGTTTTCAAGAAAGGCGTCAACGCGAGCCTCGTCAAAGTGTGTCGTCGTCTCGTGCTTGAGATAGGCCTTTGCCGCGCCGGGCGGCTCATTGATTCCTTGCTCGGTAGCCAGGCGTGTTCCCGGTATCCAAAGCCAGCCACCAGAACGTGCGGTCGTACCGCCGTACGTCGCCTCCTTCTCTACAACGAGGACTTTAAGCCCCTGAAACGCCGCCGTGACCGCCGTTGCCATGCCTGAGGCGCCCGTGCCCACGACGAGCACGTCCACCGTAATATTTTCCTGAGCCATTCCATTTCCCCACAAAGAAGCATTGGGTCGGATTTTATATTTCATCTGACTATTGTCAATAGATTTGTTAATATCAATTTGTAAGATTCAATCGAATCGATTTGTTATTATGGAAAACCCTTATGGATACACTGACCCCTTCGCGTTTTGCGATCCCCATCATGGAAAAGAGTCGACGCGGTATTCAATCGATTGAAATCGGAAGTGCCCTGCTCTTGCAGCTAGCCAGGCACGTTCGGCCCATCCCATTGAAGGATCTGGCGAAAGCCGCCGGCATGACTGCGGGCAAGGCGCATCCGTATATGGTCAGCTTCCTCAATGTCGGGTTCGTCACCCAAACAGATGCGGGCCACTACGAACTTGGGCCGCTGGCACTCCAGTTGGGTCTCGCCCGGCTGCAGCGGATGGATCCCGTGAAGGAGGCATCGCAGCAGATCGAAGCCCTCGCCAACGACACTGGCCAAAGTGTGGCGGTCGCCGTCTGGGGCAACTTGGGCCCCACCATCGTGCGACTCGAAGAGCCGATTGAACCGCTGCATGTGAATCTGCGTACCGGCACCGTCATGTCGCTGGCCAATACAGCTACCGGCAGGCTGTTCGCGGCTTACATGCCCCCAAAGGTAGTTGAGCACCTGCTATCCGATGAGCTTGCACGCCTCAGTAAGGGGGTGAATTCAAAGATTCCTGTGGTGCACGAGGTCTTGGAAGCCTCTCTGGCCGAGACCCGAAAACACGGGCTCTCGCGTTCACTCGGCCAACCAATCCCGGGCATCGATGCGCTATGCGCGCCCGTCTTCGATTCCGCCGGTCATATCGTGCTGGGTATCCTCGTCATGGGCCCTTCGGCGACCTTCGACAGCAGTTGGGACGGTGCCGTTGCCACTCCACTTCTCCGCTGCGCGCTGGAAGTGTCGCGGCGTGTGGGGCACAACTAACAAACGAACGTTGCGTTTAGAGGTGGCCTGAGCTGCCCTACAACATTTTGTACCGTACGGGTATCCGATGAAATAGAGGTTTTGGCGATTGTGGCCCACAAGCGCCGCCCTGATTATTGGGTCAAGCGGCTGTACACCACGCCGTCGCCGGCACCAGAAACTCCCGGCTGATGTGCGCGCCCAGCTCATTCACGCGGTCCAGGAACTGCGTGAGGAACGCATGCAGCCCGGTAGCCAGGATCTCGTCGATGCGGCCGTACTGCACGTCGGCACGCAGCCGGCCGGCGCGGCGCAGGGTTTCGCAGGCCGCGTCGCTCGCCACGAGGTGCAGGTTGCTGACCACCTCGTTGAGGCTGGCGTGCAGCGAGCGCGGCATGTCGGCACGCAGGATCAGGAGCTCGGCGACGCGCTCGGGACGGATCACGTCGCGGTACACCTTGCGATAGATCTCGAAGCCCGAGACGCTGCGCAAAATCGCGCTCCAGTGGTAGAAGTCGTACTCCTGATCCTGCTCGGTGGCGGCGCCGAAGAAGTCGCTCTGCACCGCGTGGAACTTCACGTCCACCAGGCGCGCCGTGTTGTCGGCGCGCTCCAGGAAGGTGCCCAGGCGCATGAAATGCAGCGCCTCGTCCATCAGCATGGTGCCCACGGTCACGCCGCGCGAGAGATGCGAGCGGAATTTGACCCATTCAAAAAACTGCCCCGGGTCCTGCTCGAACTCACCCGCGCGCAGCATGCGGTTGACTTCCAGCCAGGTCTGGTTCTGCGTCTCCCAGACTTCGGTGGTGAGTGTGCCGCGCACGGCGCGCGCATTCTCGCGCGCGGCGCGCAGGCACGACAGGATGCTGGACGGGTTGCTTTCGTCCCGGACCATGAACTCCATCACGCCGCAGGACGTGACCTCGCCATGCTTGGCGGTGTACATCGGCAGCAGTTCGCTGATGGACAGCAGCCCCTGCCAGCCCAGTTGCGCCACGGCGGCCGACTGCGGCAGCAGCGCGGTCTGGTAGTTGACGTCGATCATGCGCGCGGTGTTCTCCGCCCGCTCGGTGTAGCGGGACATCCAGAACAGGTGGTCGGCGGTACGTGACAGCATGTTTAACTCCTTGCAGCCGACGACTGGGATTGAGACTGCAGCTGCGATTGCAATTGCGCCTGGGCCACGGGCCGGGCCCCCATTTCGAGAACCCAGGTGTCCTTGGTGCCGCCGCCCTGCGACGAGTTCACCACCAGCGAGCCTTCCTTCAGCGCCACGCGCGTGAGGCCGCCGGGCACCATCTGCACCTCCTTGCCCGACAGCACGAACGGGCGCAGGTCAATGTGGCGCGGCGCGATGCCGCTCTCGACAAAAGTCGGGCAGCTCGACAGGCTGAGCGTGGGCTGCGCAATGTAGCCGCCCGGGTTGGCGAGCAGGGCCTGGCGGAATTCTTCAATCTCGGCGGTGGTCGAGGCCGGGCCCACCAGCATGCCGTAGCCGCCCGCGCCATGCACCTCCTTGATCACCAGGTCCTTCAGGTGGGCCAGCACGTATTTCAGGTCGTCCGGGCGGCGGCAGATGTGCGTGGGCACGTTGTTCAGGATCGGCTTTTCGCCCAGGTAGAACTCGATCATCTGGGGCACGTAGGGGTAGATCGACTTGTCGTCGGCAATGCCGGTGCCGGCCGCGTTGCAGATGCTCACATTGCCCGCGCGGTAGACCTCCAGCAGACCCGCGCAGCCCAGCGTGGAGCTGGGGCGAAACACCAGCGGGTCCAGAAAATCGTCATCGACGCGGCGGTAGATCACATCCACGCGCATGGGGCCGCGCGTGGTGCGCATGTACACGAAATTGTCCTTCACGAACAGGTCCTGGCCCTCGACCAGCTCGACCCCCATCTGCTGCGCCAGAAAGGCGTGCTCGAAGTAGGCGCTGTTGTACATGCCGGGGGTCAGCACCACCACGGTCGGGTCGGCCGTGGCGGGCGGGCTTGACGCGCGCAGCGTCTCCAGCAGCAGGTCGGGATAGTGCGCCACCGGCGCCACGTGATGGGCGTTGAACAGGTCGGGAAACAGCCGCATCATCATCTTGCGGTTTTCCAGCATGTAGCTGACGCCGCTGGGCACGCGCAGATTATCTTCGAGCACGTAGTACTCGCCGTTGCCCTGGGCATCGGGCGCGCGCACGATGTCCACGCCCGCGATGTGCGAGTAAATCTGGTTCGGCACGTCCACCCCCACCATCTGCGGGCGGAACTGCGCGTTGCGGGTGATCTGGTCGGCCTCGATCAGGCCGGCCTTGATGATTGCCTGGTCGTGGTACACGTCGTGCAGGAAGCGATTCAGCGCTGTCACCCGCTGCACCAGACCGCGCTCGAGGGCGGCCCACTCATGCGCCGGAATAATGCGCGGGATCAGGTCGAACGGAATCAGCCGCTCGGTGCCGAAGCCATTTTCGTCCTTCGCACCGTAGACCGCAAAGGTGATGCCGACGCGCCGAAAGATCATCTCGGCCTCTTCGCGCCGCTTGGCCATCATGTCGCCGGGCTGGCGCGCGAGCCATTCGTCGTAGATCTTGTAGTGATCGCGAATCTGTGCACCGTGAGAGAAGAACTCGTACGGCAGCCGGGTGTACATCTCGTCGAATTTGACCATGGCGATCTCCTGCATCTAGCTTAGCAATTTTTGGGCCATATGCAGCAGTGTTTTGCGCCAGAGATGCCCCATTTGACACCCTCAAGGCACCCGGTGGTGCCAGTAGCGCAGCCCGGCTTCGCGCTGGCAGCCAACCTGCCCGGGCTGCGCCGACGACCAGGTTGCGGCGCCGCAGTGTACCGAGTCGACCACGCGGATGCCGCGCTCCTCATAGCGCGCCAGCACCGGCGGCGCCGGGTGGCCGAAGCGGCTGCGGTAGCCGGCCTGCACCAACGCCCAGTGCGGCCGCACGGCATCGAGAAACAGCGCGCTGCTGGAGGTCTTGCTGCCGTGGTGGGGCACCAGCAACACGTCAGCCTTGATGAGGTCGGCGACATCGGCCACCAGCCGGGCCTCCTGCGGCTGCTCGATATCGCCCACCAGCAACGCCGTCTGCGCGCCATTCGAGATGCGCAGCACGCAGCTCATGGCGTTGGGCTTGTTCGGTACCTCATAGTCGGCCGCGTTCGGGCGCAGCACCTCGAAGCTGACGCCGTCCCAGGCCCAGCGCTGACCGCCGTCGCGCGCCGCGACGCAGCGGGTGGCCGGGCGCAGCGCCTGCAGTTCGTGGCCGGCCTCGATCGAGCTGAGCAAATTCGCCTGCGGCTGCATGGCGAGCACGGCTGGCGCGCCGCCGATGTGGTCGCTGTCGCGGTGGCTCAGCATCACGGTGTCGACGCGCTCGCCCAGCGCGCGCAGCAGCGGCACCAGCACGCGCTGGCCGGCGTCGCTCTCCTGGCTGAAGCGCGGCCCGGTGTCGTACACCAGCGTGTGCGCGGCGGTGCGCACGATCACGGCATTGCCCTGGCCGATGTCGGCCGCCAGCAGCTCGAACTGGCCGTCCGGCGGGCGGTGCGGCTGCCACAAGAGCACCGGCAGCATCAACGGCAGCCCCAGCACGCGCAGCGACCAGGGCAGCCGCATCGCCAGCAAAAGACCGCCAAAAACACCTGCAGCCCCCGCCCATACAGCGGGAGAAGCTATCGAAACCGTAGCAAACGGCAGCTGCGCCAGCAGCTTCAAATACCAGCCCAGCGCCGCAATGGCCCCCGCCGCCGCGTCCCACAGCGGCGCCAGCACGATGCCCAGCATGGACAGCGGCGTGACCACCAGGGTGACCCAGGGAATCGCCACCGCATTCGCCAGCAGGCCCACCACCGAGACCTGGCCAAACAGCAGCAGCGTCAGCGGCGTGAGCGCCAGCGTGACCACCCACTGCTCGTGCGCCATGGTGAGCAATCGGCCCCTGGCCCCCACCGGTCGTACGCCACCTGCTCCTGGGTCTGTAGCAAACAGCACACCCACCGCAACAAAGCTGAGCCAGAACCCGGCCTGCATCAAGGCCCAGGGATCGACCACCAGCACCACGGCGCAGGCCAGCAGCCAGACCTGCGGCCACGGCCAGCGCCGCCCGGACAGGCGCAGCAGGCCTACGGTGGCGAGCATCCAGATGGTGCGCTGCGAGGGCACGCCCCAGCCGCTGAACACCGCGTAGGCCGTGGCCAGCAGCACACCGCCGATCAGCGCCGCGCTGGGCGCCGGATAGAACAGGCACAGCCTTGCCGAGCGCCGCCACAGCCAGCCCACCAGCGCGGCGGCGAGCCAGGCAAACATGGTGATATGAAGCCCTGAGATGCTCATCAGGTGCGCGACACCCGTGGCGCGGAAGACATCCCAGTCGGCGCGCTCGATCGCGTTCTGGTCGCCCACCACCAGCGCCGCGATCACGCCCGCGAGCTGGCGCTCGGCAACGCGCGCCTGCACGGCGTCGCGCACCTGCTGGCGCACGCGCTCCACCGGGTGCTGCCAGGTGTCGCCCAGACGCTGCGGCACGGCGTCTTTGGGCCCGGCGCGCACATAGCCCGTGGCCTGCAGGCCCTGCTCCCACAGCCACAGTTCGTAATCGAAGCCATAGGGGTTGCTGTTGCCGTGCGGCGCCTTCAGGCGCACCGTCATGCGCCAGCGCTCGCCGGCGCGCACATCGGCCAGCGGCTGCACCGCCGCGGCCGGAGCGTCGCCGGCAGGCGCGCCCATGGCGCCATAGCCACTGCCGTACCAGCTCAGGTAAATCTGCGGCGGCAGCGCCACGGGGGCACCGTCCAGGCTGGCCGACTCGACCGAGAAGCGAAAGCGCAGCCCCACCTCGCTGCGCTGCGGCATGGCGGCCGCCACGCCCACCACGGCGATATCGCGGCCCTCCAGCGCAGGCGCCAGCGCGTCGTGCTCGAAGGCCGTGGCGCGCAGACCGCACAGGCTGAACCCCAGCACCGCCGCCGCCACAAACGCCGCGCAGCGGCGCCAGAAGCTGCCCGCGCTTGCTACATGTTTAGTAGCAGCAACTCCATACAGGATAATGGCTACAACCACAAAACATGCATAAACCGGCCAAAACCAGAGCGCCGGCTGCTGCAACTGCAGCGCCGTGCCCGCGATAAAACCCGGCAACGCCGCGAAGGCCGGCGCGGCCCCGGTTGCGGCCCGGTATCCCCCCTGATGCCAAGTGTTGCGCATGACGGCGATGCTAACGGGCCGCGCGCCGAACACGGCAACAGGTTCGCGCGGGGCGCATCTCGCGCGCCGGCTCGGCGTGACCGGCCAGCACATCACGCCCGGTTTTGAAGACACCTGGTACTACCTGTGGCGCGAGCGCCGCCTGCCGGTGAACGTGGACCCGTTCGACGCCAGACTCGACGACGAGATGGAGCGCGCCCGGCTGCGCCGCGTGTTCGAGCAAAAGCTCGATGCGGTGGTCGGCTATGTGCTGCCGCTGAAGGTCAGCGAGGCTCCGTCACGGGCCGGCCCGGCCTGGGTCACCGGCCCCTGGTCCCTGCGCGACGAGCGCATGTACCTGGTGGAGCAGGCTCCCTCGGCACCGCGCGGCGCCCTGCCGGCCGCCAGCGACTTGTCCGCGCGTTATGGCCACGCCGGCGCCGTGCCCTACCTGGCCGGCACGGGCCCGCAAGGCGAAGCCGCCCGGCTGTTGCAGGGCCGCGCCGGCGGCTCGGGCACCGGCAGCGCCCTCACGGGCCGGCACACCAACCCCGGCGACTTTGTGCGTGCGCCCGATCGTTTCGAGTCGGCCCACTGGATCAGCCGCTCCGCCCTGTGCGTGGAAGTGCGCGACCCGCGCCGCGCCAGCGGCCCGACGGGCGAGGCGGTGGGCCACAAGTCGGGCGTGCTCTACGTCTTCATGCCGCCCCTCGAAAAGCTGGAGGACACCTCGATCTGCTCGCCGCCATCGAAGCCACGAGCACCGAACTGGGCCTGAAGATCGTGCTCGCCGGGCACAATCGATGTGCCGGCCGCGACCATCCATGTGGCGGGCAGCCGCGATTTCCCGTTCACGCTGGATTTGCGCAGGTCGGCACAGAGCTTGCGCCCGCCGACATCCCAGTTGCGGTCGCGAAGCGCCTAGACTCGACACTGGTCAGCATCGACGACTGATCCATTTACCGCCAGGGATTTTAAGAAACCCCTCATGAATATGAAATCAACCGATCAAACCAAACACCATTCCGAAGATGCTGTCCTGAATGAGACCGGCTTGAGAAAGGGCCTGACCAGCTATGGTGACCAAGGCTTCTCGCTCTTTCTCCGGAAGGCTTTTATCAAGGGGGCAGGTTACACAGACACTGCGCTGGATCGACCGGTGATCGGCATTGCAAATACCGGAAGCTCGTACAACCCCTGTCATGGCAATGCCCCCCAACTTATCGAGGCCGTCAAACGCGGTGTCCTGCTGGCGGGCGGGCTGCCTATGGATTTCCCCACCATTTCCATTCACGAGAGCTTCGCGGCGCCGACCAGCATGTACCTGCGCAACCTCATGTCGATGGATACGGAGGAGATGATTCGGGCCCAACCCATGGACGCGGTGGTGCTGATTGGCGGCTGCGACAAGACTGTTCCGGCGCAGCTCATGGGCGCGGCATCCGCAGGCATCCCTGCCATCCAGTTGATCACAGGCTCCATGCTGACGGGATCCCACAGGGGCGAGCGTGTGGGTGCATGCACTGACTGCCGCCGCTATTGGGGCAAGTTCCGCGCTGGCGAGATAGACGCCCAGGAAACAGCGAATGTCAACAACCAGTTGGTGGCCAGCGTGGGAACCTGCTCTGTCATGGGAACAGCGAGCACGATGGCCTGTATTGCCGAGGCATTGGGTATGACGGTTCCCGGCGGAGCATCGCCTCCGGCCGTCACTTCCGATCGCATCCGCATTGCAGAGGCGACCGGTGCGCGGGCTGTCCAGATGGCGCGTGATCGGCTGACCATCGACAAGATCCTGACTCCCGCAGCTTTCGAAAATGCCATGCGCGTGCTGCTGTCCATCGGCGGCTCCACCAACGGCATCGTGCACCTGGCGGCCATCGCAGGTCGTGTTGGCCTGGAAATTGATATGCAGGCTCTGGATCGCATGGGGCGGGGAACACCGGTCTTGCTGGATCTCAAACCATCCGGTCAGCACTATATGGAAGACTTCCACAAGGCGGGTGGCATGGCCGCCCTATTCAGGGAACTAAAGCCCTTGCTGCGCCTGGATGCATTAACGGTGACGGGGCGCACGCTTGGACAGGAGATTGAGAGCGCCGGGCCGGGCTTTGCGCAGGACGTGATCCGCCCCATTGATAACCCGATTTACCCGCAAGGGGGCATTGCCGTGTTAAGCGGCAACCTGGCACCAGGTTGCGCCATCATCAAGCAATCTGCGGCCGATCCGAAGTTGATGGAGCACGAGGGGCGTGCGGTGGTCTTTGAAAATGCCGAGGACCTGGTCAACCGCATTGATCTTGACGATCTGGATGTCACGCCAGAGGATGTCCTGGTGCTCAAGAACATCGGCCCCAAGGGGGCGCCGGGCATGCCCGAGGCAGGCTACATCCCTATCCCGCTCAAGCTGGCACGCGCTGGCGTGAAGGACATGGTCCGGATTTCGGACGGTCGAATGAGCGGCACGGCCTTCGGCACCATCGTGCTGCACGTGACCCCGGAATCCGCCGTGGGTGGACCACTGGCACAGGTGCGCAATGGAGATCGAATCCGGTTGAGCGTGCGCAACCGGGAGATCAGTCTGCTGGTTTCCGACGAAGAGCTTGTCCAGCGGGCCCGCGCCAACGTGTTGATCGAGCCAACAGCAGAGCGGGGCTATCGCAAGCTGTTCCTGCAAACCGTCACGCAGGCAGACAAGGGTGTCGACTTTGACTTTCTAAGAGCCCCACAGATCACCGGGAAAACGCCTCGGTCCTGACATACGCCGGTCAGCTGGCCAGCGGCGAGGTGATCTGGTCGATGCGCCCCATTACCTCGGGCGTCAGTTGGGGCAGCACGTCCACGGCGCCAAGATTGTCTTGCAACTGCGAGATTTTGGAGGCCCCGGTGATGACGGTGCTGACCCTGGGGTTGCGTGCAGCCCAGGCAATTGCCATCTGGCCGAGACTGCAATTCAGCTCGGACGCCACGGCTTCCAGTTTCGTGACCACCGCGTTTTTGGCGGCGTCCGTGAGGCCCTTGACGAGATACCCCATTCCTTCAATGGCACCGCGACTGCCTGCGGGAACGCCATTGCGGTATTTGCCGGTGAGCAATCCGCCGGCCAGGGGGCTCCAGGTCGTCAACCCCAGGCCGATATCCTCATAAAGCCGTGTGTACTCCTGTTCCACCCGCTTGCGGTGAAACAGGTTGTACTGCGGCTGCTCCATCACGGGCTTGTGCAGGTGGTGCCGTTCGGCAATGTCCCAGGCCGCGCGAATCTCTTCCGCAGACCATTCGCTGGTGCCCCAGTACAGCGCCTTGCCGCGGCTGATCATGTCGCTCATGGCCCAGACGGTTTCCTCGATGGGCGTGTGGGGGTCGGGCCGATGGCAGTACACCAGGTCAATAAAATCCAGGCCCATGCGCCGAAGCGAGCCATCGATGGCCTGCATCAGATACTTGCGGTTGAGTGTGTCCTTGTGATTGACGGGCTGGACATCGCGGTCCAGCCCCCAGAAGAACTTGGTGGAGACGATGTAGCTCAATCGTGGCCATTTCAAAGCCTTGAAGGCTTCGCCCATGACCACCTCGCTCTTGCCACGCGCGTAGGCCTCGGCATTGTCAAAGAAGTTGACGCCGGCATCACGCGCGGCCGCCAGCATCTCGCGAGCCGCGGCCACATTCACCTGGTTATGGTAGGTCACCCAGGAGCCCACGGAGAGTTCGCTGACCTGCAGGCCGCTGCGGCCAAGACGTCGGTATTGCATGGATTTGCCTTGCTGGATGGGAATGAATCCTCAAAGGCTAACAGACCGTGCAAGCTTGTGCCACCGTCATGGTGTTCGCATGCAGCAGGCCACTCGTGGGCGCCATAGAATGAACGCTTCAGGGCCTGCCCTTGTTTTGGCTCGATTGCATTGGAGACCGCATGAACATCCACCTCAGCCTGACGCCCCTGATCTCACTCATTGCGGGGATCCTCATCCTGCTCATGCCCAAGCTGCTGAACTTCATCGTGGCCATCTACCTGATCCTGATCGGGCTGGTGGGCCTGTTCGGCACCAGGATGTTTCACTTGACCTGACGCGGGCATTCCTCGCAAAGCGGGAATTTCGATGAGTGAACCTGTCGTGTGGACCAGCGACGGCAGCCCGCACAGTCCCCGCTTCAACGACCGGTACCGCTCGCGTTCCGGGGGCGTTTCGCAGGCGGCGTCGGTGTTTCTTGCAGGGTGTGGCCTGCCCCGGCGCTGGCGCGGCAAAACCGGGTTCACGGTGCTGGAGACCGGTTTCGGCCTGGGCCTGAACTTCCTGACCACCTGGGCCACCTGGGAGGCCGATGCGCGGCGCTGCGACCATCTGCATTTTGTGTCGGTGGAGGCTTATCCCGTGGCAGCCGCGGACATCGTGCGCAGCGCGCGGGGGCCGAACACAACAGGCGACGCAGACGCTCCTTTGCTGGCGCGCGTGCAGGCCCTGGCGCAGCAACTCGCCGGGGCCTGGCAGGACCTGTCGCCCGGCATCCATCACCTGGACTTTGCCGAGGGACGGGTGCAATTGACGCTGGCCGCCGGCGAGGTGCTGCCCATGCTGGAGCGACTGGCCTGCGAGGCCGACGCGGTGTACCTGGATGGCTTCAGTCCCGCCGTCAATCCAGAGATGTGGTCTCACGCCACGTTGCAGGCGATGGCGCGCCATTGCCGACCGGGCACGACGCTGGCGACCTATACCGTGGCCCACAGCGTGCGCGAGGCGCTGGAGCAGATCGGTTTTCGCGTGGAAAAGCGCCAGGGGCTGCCACCCAAACGCCATCGGCTCGAGGCGGTGTTTTTGCCAGCGGACCACTAATGGGTGAGCTTCTGAGGTGTCTGATGGACGGGCGCAAACGGCCATAGCGGTAGGCCGCAAGTCTTGTGTTCGCGACCGCTTCAGACTGACTCCGGACATTCGGATTCGCTGATAGCTGACGCCCAACGATGTGAGGCGGGACCGACGGAGGAGCGCAATTGGATCTCGGCTCTACGATGGCAATGCATCAGTTCCGCTGTCTTGAAGTTGACGCCGATGCGTATTTGACCGGGCTCGCCGTAAACACGGATCACCTACACAACAAAGAAAACTTGGCGAAATCACGGACCACAGATCGCTGTGTCATAGTCAGGAAAAATCGTCACCGTTGGTCAAATCGGCATCGGCAATAACACGCCCAAAATTGGGAGAGCAAAACATGTTCGGATTCGGGAAGGCTTCAAAGCAAAATTCGCCCATCTTTAAATTTGGCGACGGCAAAAGAATTACCGCGGATGAATTTGGGTATTTGGGCGTGCGCTGGTCGGGTGAACTGTCCGCAAAGTTTATTGGCGAA encodes:
- the mnmD gene encoding tRNA (5-methylaminomethyl-2-thiouridine)(34)-methyltransferase MnmD, whose amino-acid sequence is MSEPVVWTSDGSPHSPRFNDRYRSRSGGVSQAASVFLAGCGLPRRWRGKTGFTVLETGFGLGLNFLTTWATWEADARRCDHLHFVSVEAYPVAAADIVRSARGPNTTGDADAPLLARVQALAQQLAGAWQDLSPGIHHLDFAEGRVQLTLAAGEVLPMLERLACEADAVYLDGFSPAVNPEMWSHATLQAMARHCRPGTTLATYTVAHSVREALEQIGFRVEKRQGLPPKRHRLEAVFLPADH